TGTTAGAAATAGTCAATTATGTTTTTCGATTGACTATTTCTAACACTGGACCAAACGAAGTGCGGTAGTTGTTTTGTTTTTAAAAATCTCAAATTTTAGTGTCTACTTTCTTGACAGAAGTCCAATTTTGCCTTTGATTGTCCGAATCCATGACTTATTCGGACTGGTCTAGCAAGACATTACCCTCTCATTGTCCGAATACGAGGCTTATTCGGACTGGTCAAGCAGGAAATTGCCTTCTCTTGTCCGAATGCGAGGCTTATTCGGACTGGTCTAGCAAGACATTACCTCTCATTGTCCGAATGCGAGGCTTATTCGGACTGGTCAAGCAGGAAATTGCCCTCTCTTGTCCGAATGCGAGGCTTATTCGGACTGGTCTAGCAGGAAATTACCTTCTCTTGTCCGAATACGAGGCTTATTCGGACTGGTCAAGCAGGAAATTGCCTTCTCTTGTCCGAATGTGAGGCCTATTCGGACAGGTCAAGTAGGAAGTTACCTTTTCTTGTCCGAATGCAAGTCTTATTCGGACAGGTCAAGCAAGAAATTGCCTTTGATTGGCCGAATGCAAGGCTTATTCAGACAGGCTAAATACAAAATATCCTCTATCTTAAAACTTTTGTTGGTTATTTCTACAAAAATCCTATTTTTTCATATTTTGTAAAAATATATACCAATCTATGATATTATTTAAATATACAGATAAATCTGGGGGGGATATTAGAAATTATGAAACGATTAATAACCATCGCGATAACTTTATTAGTTATATTAGGTATAAGTTTTGGGGTAGCACATTATACCCATACAAAATTCATTGATTTTTCATTTTTAATTGGATTAGCAGTCACTGTAATAATTTGGTTTTTCACCTCAAAGGGAGGTTTCACATCTCGACATACAGATTTACAAGTTCAAGGAACCACAGGGATAAAAGTCGAGCAACAAAAATTTGAGTTTTCACCGAATTTGGCTTTTATAACATCCTTGGCGTACACCATCATTACATTTGCAGCAATGCTTTATCATTACAGAAGTTATTTGTAAATGTTCGTTTGATAGTAAAATTATAGTGAAATTTAAAAGAGCTTGGGACCCAAGCTCTTTTCTTATGAATTGATATGCGATTTATACTGTGTATAATGTGCGAAATCACCTGTAATTTATGTTGTTTTTTGTGTTTTCTACCTCACAAGTAATTCAGTAGGGAGATACCTGGCTTTGGTCAAAAACTATTTATTCATAAATGCTTCGATTTCTTCAACAGAACGGAATATATCTTTTGAAAGGACTTCGTGACCTTCCTCGGTAACTAAAACATCATCCTCTATCCGGATTCCAATTCCTTCTTCGGCTATATATAAACCAGGCTCAACGGTTAATACCATTCCAGGTTGTAAGATTAAGTCCTTATAATTGCCAACATCATGGGTATCTAGACCAAGAAAGTGGCTGACACTATGATAATAATAATTTCCGATTTCACTTTCTTCCTTGATCAATCCAACTTTTATGCACTCTTCTGCAAGCACCTTTTTTGTATACTCATTTAGTTTGGCGTATGGGACACCTGGTTTTATCAATTCCGTAGTTTCTCGTAATGCTTTTAGAACAATGTTATAAAATGTTTTTTGTTTTTCGGTAAATTTACCATTCACGGGAAAAGTATAGCTTATATCGCCATTGTAATAGTTATATTGTGCACCTAAATCAAGCAGAACAAGACTGCCCTCTTCAACTGTTGCATCATTTTTTTCATAATGAAGAACGGTTCCATTTTTTCCGCTGGCCACAATCGTATTAAACGCATAATGTTTAACACCTTCTGACTTAAGAATAAAATCAAAATAGGCCTCAAGCTGATATTCCTTCATGCCAGCTTTGGCATGCCCCATTAAGTTTTTGATACCTTCAAATGTGATCGCAATTGCCTTTTTCATTTCTTGGATTTCTTCAGGTGTTTTATAAACACGTAACTCGCAAATATCAGGATACACATTTTTAATTTGAAGGAATGGATAATTCGCTTGGATTTTACTTGCAAATTGTTGGGCTTTTGTTGTTACAAGATCTAACTCCCTTCTTTCGAGATCTAAATATACATTCGTTAGCGAGTTTGTAAAGAGAATCCGCGACAATAGGGATTCAAATTGTTCAATAAATTGAATATGACTGATTCCGGAGACTTCTTTAGCTTCTTCCTTAGAAATAGACTTTCCAATCCATTTTTCTAATACTGGGTCTGATTTTTCAATAAATAGATGCTCTTCAACAGCTTTATTTGTTTTATGTACAAGAAAGATAATATTGGGTTCGTCAATCCCTGTTAAGTAATAAAAGTTCCGGTTTGGCACAAACTGATACGCCTCATCTGCAGATTTTTGGGGGGCTTTTCCAGCAAACAATACTAGCAGCGAATCATTTTCCAGCTTCTCATATAAACGATCACGATTTCTGATATAAAAATCCTTATGCAAAACCATTTCCCCTTTTCCAAAATTTAATAGTTACATAGATAACTATACTATAAAACAAAAATTCGTACTAATTATTGTTTTCGAACGTATCAAAAATTTCAGTAATACTCTTACTGTTGAGTGATTACACGAAGACAGCAAAAGAATATGGGAATTATACGTCGCTTATTATTTTTTATGAAACACCACATGAATTGTAAGACATATATACAGTTGAAATGTTTGAACAATTGTTCTAGCAACAGTTACAGTGTTTAAGTGAGCATGAGGAAATGGAATGGCCGAAACATATTCCAATCGATCCGCATAATCCTATTTGGGAGTTCTGTTACAATGGAGAACAGTTCTTTATGTAAAGTGCGACACCCTCTCACCAGTATAGAAAGAGCAGATACTTTAACTTTTTTATGCTAGCGATCACGCCTAGATGGGTTCTACAAGAGTTTAATAAGCATGAGATACTTGCAAAAAGTATTAAATCACAAATTCGAAATAGGCTGGAAAATTATGATTCTATTGAAATTCACACCGATTTAAATAGCTATGAGAACTCCGACAATTACAAGTGGAGGCAATATTTTTTACGAGATGATGAAACCTCATTGTCACATTGTCTATTTCAACAAATACTAAATAAGAATGTTGAATAGATTTTCAATTAAAAAGCGCAAGAATCCTTGCGCTTTTTAGCTACATCAATTTGATATTTGTTTTGAATCTATGTCCATCCTTACCTCTAATTTTCTTAGTAGATACGTAAAAAGCATAACAAGTGCTAAATAATAAACTCCAACTACGATATATGTTTCCAATTGACGATAATTTGACGCTGCTTCACTTAGGGCTGAACCCCACAATTCGGCCATCCCTACATAGGCAACTAAAGAAGAATCCTTTAATCCAATAATAAACTGATTCCCTAATGGTGGAATAGAAAATTTAAAAGCCTGTGGTAAAATAATCCTCCTCATCGCAATCGGGTAGGTCATTCCAAGTGAGCGCGCTGCTTCCATTTGCCCTCGATCAATCGATTGGATCGAGCCCCGAAAAATTTCAGCGATGTAAGCTCCATTATGAATAGCTAATGCTAAAGCACCTGCCCAAAACTGGGAAAATGTTACGATTGAAGCAATGCCAAAATAAAGAATAGCAATTTGAACAATCAAGGGCGTACCCCGAATTAAGCCAATATAGAGGGTCGCTAGTTTGTTCAACCATTTATTTGTGGAGATTCTAAAAAAAGCAATGATGAGTCCAATCAGGCAGCCAATTATTAACGAGGTAATTGTTAATCTTAAGGTAAGCAGGGCAGCGAAAATGAAAATTTCGTAGGTGTCTAAGAAGATTTGTATAATGATAAACACCCTCTCCATGATTTGATCAAAGAGTGTCAACGGATTGACACCCCCGTTTACTTACCTATTCTCCCAAAATACTACGACCGAACCATATATTACTTATTTTTTCATAGGTTCCATCCTTTATGATTTCATCAAGGGCCTTATTTATCTTGTCAAGCAGTACCTTGTCTTCCTTTCGTACAGCTATTGCCTGGTCATCATGTGAAAGTGGTTTACCAACATCTTTTATCTTTATAGTCCCTTCTTTAATGATTGGCAGTCCGACCATTTGATCCGTTATGACAGCATCAAGTCTTCCAGTTGGCAAATCCATAAGTGCTGTTATGTCACTGTCATACTCCACCACATTGTCCTTTTCTGTATGTTGCAGCGCTATTTCCTTGTAGGTACTTGCCTTTACAACTCCTATTTTCTTTCCTTTTAACTCAGCCACAGATTGAATATCTTGATTGTTTTCTGCAACAAAAATTTGTGCACCTGAACGATAATAGGTATGAGAAAAATTTACAGATTTTTTGCGCTCATCTGTGACAGTCATACTTGCAAGAATTGCATCATATTTTTTCGCTTTTAATCCTTGAATCAGTGTTTCCCAAGGATTGGTTACTGGAACTGGCTTCATTCCCATTTTCTTAGCCAGTGCCTTGCCAATTTCGACATCAAATCCTGCTAATTTACCATTCTCTTTGAAATTAAATGGCTTGTATAACCCACTCATGGCATAATGAAATTTCTTTTGCTCCTTTCCAGTACTTTTTTCTGAAGTCCCACAAGCAGCTAACATGATTGAAACCAAAAACAAAGAGACGAACAGCCCTAACATCCATTTTCTCTTCATAGCAACCTCCTGTTTTTTTAAAGAATCTTGTTTAAAAACTGCTTTGCTTTCTCATTTTGTGGATTGACAAAGAATTCATTTGGTGGTGCTTCTTCTAAGATTTTACCATCCCCCATAAAAACTACGCGATCAGCAACCTCCCGAGCGAATCCCATTTCATGTGTGACAACAACCATGGTCATTCCTTCATTAGCAAGCTGTTTCATCACTTTAAGAACCTCCCCCACTAATTCTGGATCAAGAGCAGATGTAGGTTCATCAAATAGCATGATTTGAGGTTCCATCGCGAGTGCACGAGCGATAGCAACGCGTTGCTTTTGCCCACCTGATAGATTCATCGGATAGGCCTTTGCTTTGTCGCTTAATCCCACTTTTTCAAGTACAGTCATGGATTTTTGTTTAGCTTGTGATTTGTCCATCTTTCTTACGGTTACAGGCGCTTCCATGATATTCTCCAACACATTCATGTGTGGAAAAAGATTAAAATGTTGAAAAACCATACCTACTTCCTCACGAACCTTATTTAGATTTGTTTTGTCTGGGTTGATCGTTTCTCCCATAAGTATGATTTCACCTTGATCAGGCATTTCAAGAAAGTTGAGACAACGAAGCAAGGTACTCTTCCCCGAGCCACTAGCACCGATGATCACTACCACCTCTTTTTTAGCTACGGACATGTCAATGCCATGTAAGACAATTTGTTCACCGAAAGACTTCACAAGGTTTCTGATTTTTATCATGTCACCCTCCTTTAGGAAATTTTGAAGTAGACAACTCACCGGCATTAATAAAAAAAATTATTTTTGAAAATCAATTTCTAGACATACAAAATTAATTTCCAAGAAATAATCTATAACTTTTATATAGATAATCCTATTTAATAGGACCGGAATATATTCGTAAGATAGACCAAATGTAATGTCCTTTTAAGGGTAGGGACGGTGAGAAAAGGAAAAAAATAGAGGAAATCAATATAATAAAAGAACCTCAAAACATATTGTGAGGTTCTCTGTTCTTTTACATTGAGTAGTTTATCTACTTGTTTTTAAACATCGAGAAAATTCCACAAAACCGGCTGGTTTATCGTAATTCAAGCGGACTTGGATTCACAACGAACCCCTTTCTGTTGAAGTAAAGCACTAATTTGTTCAAGTTGTGCGGCTTTCTCTACCACCAAAAAATTGGGCTGGAATAAAGTTCTTTTCAGTTTAATTGTCAGCTTATAGGCATTGTTTATTTTTGAATCAAGCCCGTACAAATTATGCCAACGGACGATTTGTTCTGTTTCAACATGCTTAATTTGATTAAAAAAAACAAATTTGCCATTTAAAATGATACCTTTAGGTAAAATAAATAGGTTGCCGCGATGGCGAATCGAATTAATGATGATAAAAAACAAATAGGCCAAACTAAAATAGGATGAGCCAATCCTATCTGAACTAACGACTATTAAGAAAAGAAGCAATAACATAATAAGGGCAGCTAAGGTCCCCCATGTGACATACCGATATGATTTTGTGTTTTTAGAAAGAGGTTCCATCTGTTTCCACTCATTGGGAATGATTATGCCTGCGAAGTCACTTTCCTTTATTGGATAAATGGCTTCTTTTGAGACATCTGCTGCTTTCTTCAAGTTTAATAGATTTAAAATTAAATAATAAATTCCATAAATAAATATCAAAGTAAAAATGAAATTCGTTAGAATCACCAATCATTCCTTCCCTTATGGGATACAATGGTTATATTTCCCACAAAATCATGTATTCTGTCAAACAGAAATGCTATGTCCTTTTATCGTTTCTGGCAAAAGATTGTTTGCCGTCCCTCTTGTTTATTTTCTTCAAACATTAGAACTTTCCAATCTCCAAATTCAACTAACAGTTCTTTAGGCTGTAGTTTATATTGATTAGATACTCCCTGGTTCATGCTTTGAGGTGACTGATAGTAAGTTTCCATAAAAAAATAACCATTCTCTTTTATAATTCTTTTCACATTGGGGAAAAGTGTGCGGTCTAGGTAATAGGTTATTACAACTGAGTCAAAAGAATTATTTTGCCAATTTAGTTCATTCCATTTTGTTAGATCACATACAATGGGGTGAATGTTTAGCTTATCGTTTATTGCTCGTTCTTGAATATAGTTGATCGCAACATCCGATATATCAACTGCCTCGACTTGAAAGTTTATGCGGGCAAGAAATAAACTGTTTCCGCCAAGACCACAAGCAATATCAAGAGCAGTTCCTCCATTAAGATAAGCAGAAAGGGTCTTTAATCTGGGATTCGGTGCAGGTTCAATCAGATCAGACAAACGATCTTTATGTTTCGTATTCCATTTCGATCTAGTGTTCATTTGAAAGCTCCCTGTAATTTTTGTTCATATTAATCCATTCTACATTAGTTTTATCCGATTGGTACCACCCCATCTACTGTAAGCAGGTTTGTGTATTTTGTACTGGTTTTCATGGTTTTAGGTTTTAAAAGATTGGGTGGAAAAACAATTGGTCAGTTCCTGGGATTTTTAGTTTAAGCAAAAAAATTTACACTGTGATTTACAAAATGAGTCAACAGGATTGGCAACGATAGTATCTATTATAAAATAGAACAGCTAGGATGAGTAGACTCTTCCTAGCTATCAGT
The DNA window shown above is from Neobacillus sp. WH10 and carries:
- a CDS encoding class I SAM-dependent methyltransferase is translated as MNTRSKWNTKHKDRLSDLIEPAPNPRLKTLSAYLNGGTALDIACGLGGNSLFLARINFQVEAVDISDVAINYIQERAINDKLNIHPIVCDLTKWNELNWQNNSFDSVVITYYLDRTLFPNVKRIIKENGYFFMETYYQSPQSMNQGVSNQYKLQPKELLVEFGDWKVLMFEENKQEGRQTIFCQKR
- a CDS encoding amino acid ABC transporter ATP-binding protein, with the translated sequence MIKIRNLVKSFGEQIVLHGIDMSVAKKEVVVIIGASGSGKSTLLRCLNFLEMPDQGEIILMGETINPDKTNLNKVREEVGMVFQHFNLFPHMNVLENIMEAPVTVRKMDKSQAKQKSMTVLEKVGLSDKAKAYPMNLSGGQKQRVAIARALAMEPQIMLFDEPTSALDPELVGEVLKVMKQLANEGMTMVVVTHEMGFAREVADRVVFMGDGKILEEAPPNEFFVNPQNEKAKQFLNKIL
- a CDS encoding amino acid ABC transporter permease, whose translation is MIQIFLDTYEIFIFAALLTLRLTITSLIIGCLIGLIIAFFRISTNKWLNKLATLYIGLIRGTPLIVQIAILYFGIASIVTFSQFWAGALALAIHNGAYIAEIFRGSIQSIDRGQMEAARSLGMTYPIAMRRIILPQAFKFSIPPLGNQFIIGLKDSSLVAYVGMAELWGSALSEAASNYRQLETYIVVGVYYLALVMLFTYLLRKLEVRMDIDSKQISN
- a CDS encoding ABC transporter substrate-binding protein, translated to MKRKWMLGLFVSLFLVSIMLAACGTSEKSTGKEQKKFHYAMSGLYKPFNFKENGKLAGFDVEIGKALAKKMGMKPVPVTNPWETLIQGLKAKKYDAILASMTVTDERKKSVNFSHTYYRSGAQIFVAENNQDIQSVAELKGKKIGVVKASTYKEIALQHTEKDNVVEYDSDITALMDLPTGRLDAVITDQMVGLPIIKEGTIKIKDVGKPLSHDDQAIAVRKEDKVLLDKINKALDEIIKDGTYEKISNIWFGRSILGE
- a CDS encoding aminopeptidase P family protein; translation: MHKDFYIRNRDRLYEKLENDSLLVLFAGKAPQKSADEAYQFVPNRNFYYLTGIDEPNIIFLVHKTNKAVEEHLFIEKSDPVLEKWIGKSISKEEAKEVSGISHIQFIEQFESLLSRILFTNSLTNVYLDLERRELDLVTTKAQQFASKIQANYPFLQIKNVYPDICELRVYKTPEEIQEMKKAIAITFEGIKNLMGHAKAGMKEYQLEAYFDFILKSEGVKHYAFNTIVASGKNGTVLHYEKNDATVEEGSLVLLDLGAQYNYYNGDISYTFPVNGKFTEKQKTFYNIVLKALRETTELIKPGVPYAKLNEYTKKVLAEECIKVGLIKEESEIGNYYYHSVSHFLGLDTHDVGNYKDLILQPGMVLTVEPGLYIAEEGIGIRIEDDVLVTEEGHEVLSKDIFRSVEEIEAFMNK